Part of the Gammaproteobacteria bacterium genome is shown below.
AAGCGGATGAAATATTTATCATTGGTGGAGAAAAACTCTATAAAGATACCGTTAATCTAGCATCAAGGATATATTTAACCAGTATTCTTGCCGATTATGAAGGTGATGTATTCTTTCCTAAGATTGATTTTTCAGAATGGCATGTAATTTTTTCGCGTTATTTCGCCGAAGTCACTCCGCACCATTTTACCATTATTGAGAAAAAAGATGCCTTGCGGAAAGCTGAAATTCACTCCCATTGGGAATGTGCGGAAGTTGAACAGAATATTCTTGGTCGCGCCATCCCAGCGAGCATCATTCTGAAATCACAGGATAGTGCGATTATGAATGAAATCGGAAAATATAGAAGATGG
Proteins encoded:
- a CDS encoding dihydrofolate reductase; this translates as MAVLSIIAAVAHNGVIGRKGKMPWYLPSELGRFMCITNNSPIIMGRRTFEAIGHPLPDRVNIVMTKDHDFHQEGVVIANSLSDALKFAETNEADEIFIIGGEKLYKDTVNLASRIYLTSILADYEGDVFFPKIDFSEWHVIFSRYFAEVTPHHFTIIEKKDALRKAEIHSHWECAEVEQNILGRAIPASIILKSQDSAIMNEIGKYRRW